In one window of Gadus chalcogrammus isolate NIFS_2021 chromosome 12, NIFS_Gcha_1.0, whole genome shotgun sequence DNA:
- the LOC130392790 gene encoding metalloprotease TIKI2-like, whose protein sequence is MMRLCVPGLRLFLWSALLHSVAPRGARDRPRQCDPPQSQGDMNSFLWTVRRPPPLPPAYLFGTIHVPYTRVWDFIPDASKRAFRGSANVFFELDLTDPLTISKLTSCQLLPHGGSLQSLLPRDLYRRLKRHLDYVKHMMPSWMTADQRGRGLYADYLFNAIAGNWERKRPVWVMLMVNSLTEWDVRSRGTPVLDLYLAQEAERMGKRTGAVERVEEQCHPLNGLNFSQRGDKGSLG, encoded by the exons ATGATGAGGCTCTGTGTGCCGGGGCTTCGCCTGTTCCTCTGGAGCGCTCTCCTGCACTCGGTGGCGCCCCGAGGTGCGCGCGACAGACCGCGGCAGTGCGACCCTCCGCAGTCG CAAGGGGACATGAACTCCTTCCTGTGGACAGTGCGgcgcccgccccccctcccgcccgccTACCTGTTCGGCACCATCCACGTGCCCTACACCCGCGTCTGGGACTTCATCCCCGACGCGTCCAAGCGGGCCTTCCGGGGCAGCGCCAACGTCTTCTTCGAGCTGGACCTGACGGACCCCCTGACCATCTCCAAGCTGACCAGCTGCCAGCTGCTGCCCCACGGGGGTAGCCTCCAGAGCCTGCTGCCCCGGGACCTGTACCGCCGGCTCAAGAGGCACCTGGACTACGTCAAGCACATGATGCCCTCCTGGATGACGGCCGACCAGCGAGGCCGCGGCCTCTACGCCGACTACCTGTTCAACGCCATCGCCGGCAACTGGGAGCGCAAGAGGCCCGTGTGGGTGATGCTGATGGTCAACTCGCTGACCGAGTGGGACGTGCGCTCGCGGGGCACGCCCGTGCTGGACCTGTACCTGGCCCAGGAGGCGGAGAGGATGGGGAAGAGGACCGGCgcggtggagagggtggaggagcagtgTCACCCCCTCAACGGACTCAACTTCTCGCAG CGCGGAGACAAGGGAAGTCTTGGGTAA